The proteins below are encoded in one region of Sebastes fasciatus isolate fSebFas1 chromosome 16, fSebFas1.pri, whole genome shotgun sequence:
- the esama gene encoding endothelial cell adhesion molecule a isoform X1 yields the protein MEVCTTSRKLTLLSCTFLWGLSGIWAQFQIQPSLDVIKGQRVVLSASYSSAPGDDPTANTVVWNFISNSTQLIISYTKDSMSVGSSQFKGRVGFSSSMPSRDVSLYINNTQESDSGRYYCQVIMPSGGISGELTLDVKVPPAVPKCSISGKAVLKGNVTLSCKSSSGKPVPLYKWKKTSPSSEVFFSPMLNEQTGTLKLSNLSSNMSGKYVCTASNPAGSESCFINLAIVSSTNVGKIVGATVGSVLGFLILLLIGLFFLLKRRRDNEDDMANEIKEDAQAPKRVSWAKSGMGSDIISKNGTLSSIGSSPHHKEPSHHHHHLQQYPQRPPSDTASIITATGSMAGYRPSRHHGASSPTHYSYNNNSTLPHGQAVSSEASTNGSSLPRPERYTQLPQAQVLPQTYSQPQLQFQAAPSPPPLLPTSVVTASNIARMGGVPIMVPAQNQAGSLV from the exons GCATATGGGCCCAGTTCCAGATCCAACCCAGTCTGGATGTGATCAAGGGTCAGAGGGTGGTGCTGAGCGCCTCGTACAGCTCAGCGCCCGGCGATGACCCGACCGCCAACACCGTCGTCTGGAACTTCATCTCCAACAGCACCCAGCTG ATCATCTCCTACACCAAAGACTCCATGAGCGTGGGCAGCTCCCAGTTTAAGGGCCGCGTTGGTTTCTCCTCCAGTATGCCCTCACGCGACGTGTCGCTGTACATCAACAACACTCAGGAGTCCGACTCGGGACGCTACTACTGTCAGGTCATCATGCCTAGCGGAGGCATCTCCGGCGAGCTCACTCTGGATGTCAAAG TCCCTCCTGCGGTTCCCAAGTGCTCCATATCAGGGAAGGCAGTGCTGAAGGGAAATGTGACTCTGAGCTGCAAATCCAGCTCCGGGAAGCCCGTCCCGCTGTACAAGTGGAAGAAAACCAGTCCCAGCTCGGAGGTCTTCTTCTCTCCCATGCTCA ATGAGCAGACCGGCACTCTGAAGCTGAGCAACCTGAGCAGCAACATGTCGGGGAAGTACGTGTGCACGGCCAGCAACCCAGCCGGGTCCGAGAGCTGCTTCATCAACCTGGCCATCGTCTCCT CCACTAACGTGGGGAAGATCGTTGGCGCCACAGTGGGCTCGGTGCTTggcttcctcatcctcctcttaaTCGGCCTCTTCTTCCTGCTGAAGAGGCGGAGAGACAACGAGGACGACATGGCCAACGAGATCAA GGAGGACGCTCAGGCTCCCAAGCGTGTGTCCTGGGCTAAGAGTGGCATGGGTTCAGATATCATCTCCAAGAACGGCACCCTGTCCTccatcggctccagcccccacCATAAAGAgccctcccaccaccaccaccacctgcaGCAGTACCCCCAGCGCCCTCCTTCGGACACCGCCTCCATCATCACCGCCACGGGCAGCATGGCCGGCTACCGCCCGTCCCGCCATCACGGCGCCTCCAGCCCCACCCACTAcagctacaacaacaacagcacccTGCCTCACGGACAGGCCGTGTCCTCCGAGGCCAGCACCAACGGGAGCTCCCTCCCCAGGCCGGAGCGCTACACCCAGCTGCCCCAGGCTCAGGTGCTGCCGCAGACCTACAGCCAACCTCAGCTGCAGTTCCAGGCCGCTCCATccccgccgccgctgctgcccACCTCCGTGGTCACGGCCTCCAACATCGCCCGCATGGGAGGGGTGCCCATCATGGTGCCTGCACAGAACCAGGCCGGCTCTCTGGTCTAA
- the esama gene encoding endothelial cell adhesion molecule a isoform X3 produces MSVGSSQFKGRVGFSSSMPSRDVSLYINNTQESDSGRYYCQVIMPSGGISGELTLDVKVPPAVPKCSISGKAVLKGNVTLSCKSSSGKPVPLYKWKKTSPSSEVFFSPMLNEQTGTLKLSNLSSNMSGKYVCTASNPAGSESCFINLAIVSSTNVGKIVGATVGSVLGFLILLLIGLFFLLKRRRDNEDDMANEIKEDAQAPKRVSWAKSGMGSDIISKNGTLSSIGSSPHHKEPSHHHHHLQQYPQRPPSDTASIITATGSMAGYRPSRHHGASSPTHYSYNNNSTLPHGQAVSSEASTNGSSLPRPERYTQLPQAQVLPQTYSQPQLQFQAAPSPPPLLPTSVVTASNIARMGGVPIMVPAQNQAGSLV; encoded by the exons ATGAGCGTGGGCAGCTCCCAGTTTAAGGGCCGCGTTGGTTTCTCCTCCAGTATGCCCTCACGCGACGTGTCGCTGTACATCAACAACACTCAGGAGTCCGACTCGGGACGCTACTACTGTCAGGTCATCATGCCTAGCGGAGGCATCTCCGGCGAGCTCACTCTGGATGTCAAAG TCCCTCCTGCGGTTCCCAAGTGCTCCATATCAGGGAAGGCAGTGCTGAAGGGAAATGTGACTCTGAGCTGCAAATCCAGCTCCGGGAAGCCCGTCCCGCTGTACAAGTGGAAGAAAACCAGTCCCAGCTCGGAGGTCTTCTTCTCTCCCATGCTCA ATGAGCAGACCGGCACTCTGAAGCTGAGCAACCTGAGCAGCAACATGTCGGGGAAGTACGTGTGCACGGCCAGCAACCCAGCCGGGTCCGAGAGCTGCTTCATCAACCTGGCCATCGTCTCCT CCACTAACGTGGGGAAGATCGTTGGCGCCACAGTGGGCTCGGTGCTTggcttcctcatcctcctcttaaTCGGCCTCTTCTTCCTGCTGAAGAGGCGGAGAGACAACGAGGACGACATGGCCAACGAGATCAA GGAGGACGCTCAGGCTCCCAAGCGTGTGTCCTGGGCTAAGAGTGGCATGGGTTCAGATATCATCTCCAAGAACGGCACCCTGTCCTccatcggctccagcccccacCATAAAGAgccctcccaccaccaccaccacctgcaGCAGTACCCCCAGCGCCCTCCTTCGGACACCGCCTCCATCATCACCGCCACGGGCAGCATGGCCGGCTACCGCCCGTCCCGCCATCACGGCGCCTCCAGCCCCACCCACTAcagctacaacaacaacagcacccTGCCTCACGGACAGGCCGTGTCCTCCGAGGCCAGCACCAACGGGAGCTCCCTCCCCAGGCCGGAGCGCTACACCCAGCTGCCCCAGGCTCAGGTGCTGCCGCAGACCTACAGCCAACCTCAGCTGCAGTTCCAGGCCGCTCCATccccgccgccgctgctgcccACCTCCGTGGTCACGGCCTCCAACATCGCCCGCATGGGAGGGGTGCCCATCATGGTGCCTGCACAGAACCAGGCCGGCTCTCTGGTCTAA
- the esama gene encoding endothelial cell adhesion molecule a isoform X2 → MKWMLFEHRMLDFIRFSCIWAQFQIQPSLDVIKGQRVVLSASYSSAPGDDPTANTVVWNFISNSTQLIISYTKDSMSVGSSQFKGRVGFSSSMPSRDVSLYINNTQESDSGRYYCQVIMPSGGISGELTLDVKVPPAVPKCSISGKAVLKGNVTLSCKSSSGKPVPLYKWKKTSPSSEVFFSPMLNEQTGTLKLSNLSSNMSGKYVCTASNPAGSESCFINLAIVSSTNVGKIVGATVGSVLGFLILLLIGLFFLLKRRRDNEDDMANEIKEDAQAPKRVSWAKSGMGSDIISKNGTLSSIGSSPHHKEPSHHHHHLQQYPQRPPSDTASIITATGSMAGYRPSRHHGASSPTHYSYNNNSTLPHGQAVSSEASTNGSSLPRPERYTQLPQAQVLPQTYSQPQLQFQAAPSPPPLLPTSVVTASNIARMGGVPIMVPAQNQAGSLV, encoded by the exons ATGAAATGGATGTTATTTGAGCACCGAATGTTGGACTTTATCAGATTCAGTT GCATATGGGCCCAGTTCCAGATCCAACCCAGTCTGGATGTGATCAAGGGTCAGAGGGTGGTGCTGAGCGCCTCGTACAGCTCAGCGCCCGGCGATGACCCGACCGCCAACACCGTCGTCTGGAACTTCATCTCCAACAGCACCCAGCTG ATCATCTCCTACACCAAAGACTCCATGAGCGTGGGCAGCTCCCAGTTTAAGGGCCGCGTTGGTTTCTCCTCCAGTATGCCCTCACGCGACGTGTCGCTGTACATCAACAACACTCAGGAGTCCGACTCGGGACGCTACTACTGTCAGGTCATCATGCCTAGCGGAGGCATCTCCGGCGAGCTCACTCTGGATGTCAAAG TCCCTCCTGCGGTTCCCAAGTGCTCCATATCAGGGAAGGCAGTGCTGAAGGGAAATGTGACTCTGAGCTGCAAATCCAGCTCCGGGAAGCCCGTCCCGCTGTACAAGTGGAAGAAAACCAGTCCCAGCTCGGAGGTCTTCTTCTCTCCCATGCTCA ATGAGCAGACCGGCACTCTGAAGCTGAGCAACCTGAGCAGCAACATGTCGGGGAAGTACGTGTGCACGGCCAGCAACCCAGCCGGGTCCGAGAGCTGCTTCATCAACCTGGCCATCGTCTCCT CCACTAACGTGGGGAAGATCGTTGGCGCCACAGTGGGCTCGGTGCTTggcttcctcatcctcctcttaaTCGGCCTCTTCTTCCTGCTGAAGAGGCGGAGAGACAACGAGGACGACATGGCCAACGAGATCAA GGAGGACGCTCAGGCTCCCAAGCGTGTGTCCTGGGCTAAGAGTGGCATGGGTTCAGATATCATCTCCAAGAACGGCACCCTGTCCTccatcggctccagcccccacCATAAAGAgccctcccaccaccaccaccacctgcaGCAGTACCCCCAGCGCCCTCCTTCGGACACCGCCTCCATCATCACCGCCACGGGCAGCATGGCCGGCTACCGCCCGTCCCGCCATCACGGCGCCTCCAGCCCCACCCACTAcagctacaacaacaacagcacccTGCCTCACGGACAGGCCGTGTCCTCCGAGGCCAGCACCAACGGGAGCTCCCTCCCCAGGCCGGAGCGCTACACCCAGCTGCCCCAGGCTCAGGTGCTGCCGCAGACCTACAGCCAACCTCAGCTGCAGTTCCAGGCCGCTCCATccccgccgccgctgctgcccACCTCCGTGGTCACGGCCTCCAACATCGCCCGCATGGGAGGGGTGCCCATCATGGTGCCTGCACAGAACCAGGCCGGCTCTCTGGTCTAA